A DNA window from Pleurodeles waltl isolate 20211129_DDA chromosome 12, aPleWal1.hap1.20221129, whole genome shotgun sequence contains the following coding sequences:
- the KCNJ10 gene encoding ATP-sensitive inward rectifier potassium channel 10 has product MTSSGKMYYSQTTQTDSRPLIGSGLRKRRVMTKDGRSNVRMDHITDKGFLYLKDLWTTFIDMQWRYKLLLFIATFAGTWFVFGIIWYLVALVHGDLLEFDTPANHTPCVMQVHTLTGAFLFSLESQTTIGYGFRYISEECPFAIILLIGQLVLTTIMEIFITGTFLAKIARPKKRAETIKFSQHAVVAKHNSKLCLMIRVANMRKSLLIGCQVTGKLLQTYLTKEGENVRLNQTNVNFQVDTSSDSPFLILPLTFYHVVDEDSPLRDVALRSGEGDFELVVILSGTVESTSATCQVRTSYLPEEILWGYEFTPLISLSSSGKYVADFSFFDRIVKVDPPCCIHETLRFGDSEKLKLEESFRDKPEKDGSPHNVRISNV; this is encoded by the coding sequence ATGACTTCCTCAGGCAAGATGTACTACAGCCAGACCACTCAGACGGACAGTCGGCCTCTGATTGGTTCAGGCCTACGGAAGAGGCGGGTGATGACAAAAGATGGCCGCAGCAATGTGCGTATGGACCACATCACTGATAAAGGCTTCCTGTACCTGAAGGACCTGTGGACAACTTTCATTGACATGCAATGGAGGTACAAACTGCTCCTCTTCATAGCAACATTTGCCGGCACCTGGTTTGTTTTTGGCATTATATGGTACTTGGTGGCCCTGGTGCATGGGGACCTCTTGGAGTTTGACACACCAGCAAATCACACACCCTGTGTCATGCAAGTTCACACCTTAACAGGCGCCTTCCTTTTCTCCCTAGAATCTCAGACCACTATTGGATATGGTTTCCGATATATCAGCGAAGAATGTCCTTTTGCCATAATATTACTCATCGGCCAACTAGTCCTGACAACAATCATGGAAATTTTCATCACTGGGACCTTCTTGGCTAAAATAGCTCGGCCTAAGAAAAGGGCTGAGACTATAAAATTCAGCCAGCATGCAGTGGTGGCCAAACACAACAGCAAATTATGTTTGATGATCCGTGTTGCTAACATGAGAAAAAGCCTATTGATTGGTTGTCAAGTGACTGGTAAGCTACTACAGACCTACCTCACCAAGGAAGGTGAGAACGTTAGGCTGAATCAGACCAATGTGAATTTTCAAGTAGATACCTCTTCCGATAGCCCTTTCCTGATTCTTCCACTAACATTTTACCATGTTGTTGATGAGGACAGTCCCTTGCGGGACGTTGCCCTCCGCTCCGGAGAGGGGGACTTTGAATTagtggtgatcctgagtggcacaGTGGAATCCACCAGTGCAACCTGCCAAGTGCGAACCTCCTACTTACCAGAGGAAATACTTTGGGGTTACGAGTTCACCCCGCTCATCTCTCTCTCATCCAGTGGAAAGTACGTGGCCGACTTCAGTTTCTTTGACCGCATTGTCAAGGTGGATCCGCCATGCTGCATTCATGAGACTCTACGGTTTGGAGATTCTGAGAAACTTAAATTAGAAGAGTCCTTCAGGGACAAACCTGAGAAAGATGGAAGTCCCCATAATGTCCGAATCAGTAATGTTTGA